The Cellulomonas oligotrophica sequence CGCTTGTCGGTCCGACCGCCCTCGTGGCGGACGGGCATACGTTCTCCGGAGCGGACGACGACCACCGTGATTCACCGGTCCCGGTCGTCGGGTCCGCAGTACACCGCATGAGGAGAATGACATGCCCAACGGCATCGTGAAGTGGTTCAACGCTGAGAAGGGCTTCGGCTTCATCGCCCCCGAGGACGGCGGCCCGGACGTCTTCGTCCACTACTCGGCCATCCAGTCGAGCGGCTACCGCTCGCTCGAGGAGGACCAGCGTGTGTCCTTCGACGTCCAGCAGGGCCCCAAGGGCCCGCAGGCGTCGAACGTCGCGCCTGCCTGAGCGACACCCAGCGCCACGAAGGGCGCCGCGACCTCCGGGTCGCGGCGCCCTTCGCCTTTTCCGGGACCCCGATCCGCCCGTCCCCCAGCACCCCGCCCCTCCGCAGGCCAGCCGACCCCGCCACCGGTGGCGCCCAGCACCCCCGAGACGCCACAGACGACGGACTCGCCGGCCGGGGCCGGGCCCCGAGCGGCCGACCCCGCCATCCGTGACGGCCTGCACCGGCGGTGCGTCACAGATGACGGGGTCGGCGGGAGGGGTGGGGTGAGTCGGCGCGGTGGGGGCCCGGCCGCTGGGGACGGGCCCCCACCGGTCGGGACGATCAGGACAGGGGGGTCGTGATCCGGGTGATCGCCGTGGTCAGGGTCGTGCGGGCCTGGGGTGTGGCCTTCGAGACGCGGGAGTCGCGCATCGTCGAGACGCGGTCGGCGAACCGGTCCAGCGTGCGCACCAGCGCCCGATCGTCACCCCGGTCGGCGGCCTTCTGCGCCGCCGCCAGCGCGACCTTCCCCTCGACGACGACGAGGCCCTCGAGGTCCTTCGACCGCACGAGGCCGTCGAACGTGCTGCGCAGCGCGTCGACCGAGCCGGGCAGCCACGCCTGCGCCACCGGGACCGTGGTCATGTCGGTGTCCGACGCGAGGTAGAAGCCCGGGTACGAGGGCTGGTTGTAGGTCGTCTGCTGGCGGGCGACCTCGGCGCGGTACTGCGGGTCGTGCATGAGGGTCGCGAGCCCGCGGTCGGTGACCTCGGTGGAGAGGTAGACCCGGATCGCCGAGGAGTCGGCCGTGCGGACGAAGAGCTCCTCGCGCCAGTCGCCGAGGACGTCCGCGACGAGGGACGGGTTGCCCTTCGTGCCGTTGTTCGTGAGCGTGCCCGTCGCGGTGAGCAGGGTGCCGCGGGTGGCGTCGTCGATCGTGGGTGTCGCGGTGCCGGAGCCGTTGACGATCTGCGTCGTGCCGTCGGCGGCCCAGCGGATGCTCATGTTGGTGCCGGGGATGGTCGGCTGCAGGACGCGCCCGTCGGCCGAGTACAGCCCGGACGCGTCGGACCCGCCGGGCAGCGACGCCCAGGCCTCGATGCCCGGCACGTCGGGACGGACGTCTCCGACCATGCCGCGCCCGGTGTCGCGGCCGGAGTAGACGCCGAACAGGGTCTCGCCGGTGGCGGCGTCGCGCATCGCCATGCCGTAGGGGGCGTAGGTGCCGCCCTCGTGCACGGTGAAGACCTCCAGGCCCGGACGGGCGGGGTCGATGTCGGTGACGTGCATGGCGTCGCCGTGGCCGAGCCGCGCCTGCACGCCCGGGGTCGCGCTGCCCGCGGGCATCGTCGCGAACGACGAGTAGAGCAGCGAGCCGTCGTCGTCGATGGTCGCCGAGCCGTACACGACCTCCTGGCGGCCGTCGGCGTCGACGTCGGCGACGGAGAACGAGTGGAAGCCCTGCGTGGTGAGGGTGCCGAACTCGGGGTCGGTGCCGTCACGCCCGTGCGGGCCGTCGTTGAACGGGTTGGTCAGGGGCGTCCAGCCGGAGTCGACCGTCCAGCGCTCGTGCAGGCGCTTGCCGTCCCAGTCGTACGCGACCAGGGTCGTGCGCGTGTAGTAGCCGCGGGCGAAGACCGCCGAGGGGCGCTCGCCGTCGAGGTACGCGGTGCCGGCGAGGAACCGGTCGACGCGGTTGCCGGGCTCGATGCGCGCCATGGCGTAGTCGCCCCACAGCAGGCCGTCGTCGGTGCGGCCGGGCGTGTAGTCGACGGTCTGCAGCTCGCGGCCGTCGCCGCCCACCACGGTCAGGTACTCGGGGCCGTCGACGATGAAGCCCTCGAAGCTCCTCAGCACGTTGCGCGCGCTGCGGGACGGGGCGTAGACGTCCATGAAGTAGTCCGCGACGGCGCGGGCGTCCGCGTCCGAGAGCGGGTAGTCGTACCGGGGCTCGATGCCGAAGGCCTCCTCGAGCGTCGCGGGCCACTGCCCGGAGACGACCTCGTCGCGGTCCGCCCAGCCGCGGAACATCTCCACGACGTGCTCGTAGTAGCCCTCCCGGCTCAGCCGGTAGTCGTCGGCGTGCGTGACACCGGCGCGGACGTCGTCCCGCGGCAGGGTGACGGGCCGTGTGCTGCGGACCGAGCCGTCCGCCCGGTACCGGGTGATCGTGGTGCCGGGCGCGGTCTTCACCATGAGCTCGGCGGTGCCGTCACCGTCGTAGTCGGCCACCGGGAACTGCGTGTAGTGCGCGCCGGCGCGGATGTTCACGCCCAGGTCCATGCGCCACAGCTGCGTGCCGTCGAGCTCGTACGCGTCGAGGTAGACGTTGCCGGTGTAGCCGATCTGGGAGACGTCCTTGGAGTTGGACGGGTCCCACTTGACGACGTACTCGTACTGACCGTCGCCGTCGAGGTCGCCGACGCTCATGTCGTTGGCGGCGTAGGTGTACGCCTCGCCGGCGGGCGTGACGCCGTCGGCGGGCTTGTTCAGCGGCAGGTCGAGGTGCCCGTCGGCCCACGGCGTCGCGGGGTCGCTGACGTCGACCTCGACGCCGTCGACGACCGCGGCCACGGTGTACGTGGCGTCGGCGGCGCCCTCGGCGTCGAGCAGGTTGGTCGCGCCCTCCACGGTGCCGATCGGCTCGCCGTCGCGACGGACGACGAACTGCGGGCCCGTCTGCGTGGTGGCCGTGGCGCCGGTGACCTCGGGCGCGAGCAGGCGCCAGGACAGGAAGACCCCGTCGGACGTCGCGACGGCGACAAGGCCGCGGTCGAGACGTTCGAGCTGGACGGCCCCCAGGCCGGCACCCCGGCCGGAGCCGTGGGCGCCGCCGCCCGCCGAGGCCGGGGCCGCGAGGCCCGTGAGTGCGAGCGCCGTGGTGCAGAGCACCGCGGGGAGGACGAGCGGGCGTGCCGGACTGCGCAGACTCATCGTCGAATCCCTCTCCGTCGGCCGGTCGGGGCGTGCGGGGCGTCGTCGGTGACGCGGCACGGGACGCAACCGTCGTTGGAATGCGCTCTCCCGTCCGGTTTGATCGATTCAAGCCCGCGGTCACGACCCACGTCAACCGTCTGGACGACGACGATGACGTCGCTGCAGGTCATCGCCGAGGATCCGGTGCCGCGACGACCGCGCGGGCGACCCCCGAGCGCCGGACGTCCGGCCCCGCGCACCGCGCGACCCCCTAGACTCGCCCCGTGATCTTCAAGGCGGTGGGCGACGGGCGCCCGTACCCGGACCACGGGCTCGTGACGCCCGCCCAGTGGGCCACCGTCCCTCCGCGGCAGGTCCGGCTGGACGAGCTCGTCACCACCAAGGTGACGCTGCACCTGGACGCCCTGCTCGCCGAGGACTCGACCTTCTACGGCGACCTGTTCGCCCACGTCGTGGAGCACAAGGGCGTGCTCTACCTCGAGGACGGGCTGCACCGCGCGGTGCGCGCGGCGCTGCACCAGCGCGCGCTGCTGCACGCACGCGTCCTGGTGGTGCCGTGAGGACCTGCAGGACCAGCGCGTGATCGGGGGAGACGCATGAGCGACCAGGACCGGGCCCGTCAGCTGAGACGACGGCACATGCACGAGAGGCAGGCCGTCATCTTCGGCGTCCTGCTGGCTGTGCTCGCCGTCGCCGGGCTCGGCGCCGCGGCCGTGTACACCGACAACCTGGCGCTGCCGCTCCTGGACCGTGGCTTCTCGACGAACCCGACCGAGAGCGCCGCCCCGGTCAACGCGTACTGCCCGCCCGAGGGCGCGCTGCCGGTGCCGAACGACCAGATCACGGTCAACGTGCTCAACGGCTCGGGCCAGAACGGGCTCGCCGCGGCCACCGCCGCGAGCCTCACCGAGCGCAGCTTCACGGTCGGGGCGACCGACAACGGGGCACCGACCGCCGGCGTCGCCCGCATCGCGCACGGCATCGAGGGCACCGCGCAGGCGTACACCCTGCTGGCCTACGTGCCGGGTGCCGTGCTGTTCCCCGACGCCCGGACCGATGCGACCGTCGACCTCGTGCTCGGCGACGAGTACGAGCGCCTGGCCGCGCCCGAGGAGGTCGCGCTCGAGGCGAGCACCCCGCTCGAGGGCGTCACCGGCTGCCGCCCGTTCGCGGAGATCACCGCCACCCCGACCGCCGAGCCCACCGAGGAGCCCGCCGAGGGCTGACCGGCCCGGACCCGTGGCGCAGGGCGGTCCCCCGCGCCACGGGCGGCCCGCTCAGTGCCGCAGCTCGTCGCCGCCGGGCACCGACGCGGGCGTCGCCGGCTCCTCGGTGGTGCCACGCCAGCGGCCCAGCACCCGCATCAGGTGGTACAGGCCGATCGCCGCCGCGGTGCCCAGCGCGATCCCCCGGAACTCCAGGGCGCCGGCCGTGAACGCGTAGTCCGCGATGCCGACGATCAGCGCCACCGCGGCCGGCACCAGGTTGGTCGGCGAGGAGAAGTCGACCTTGCTCTGCACCCAGATCCGCGCGCCGAGCAGGCCGATCATCCCGTAGAGCACCGTCGCCGCACCGCCGAGGACGCCGTCGGGCACGGTCGCGACGACCGCCCCGAAGCGCGGCGACATCGACAGCAGCAGCGCCGTGGCGGCGGCGACCCAGTACGCGGCCGTGGAGTACACGCGCGACGCGGCCATGACGCCGATGTTCTCCGCGTACGTCGTCGTGCCCGACCCGCCGCCGACGCCGGCGAGCGTGGTCGCCAGCCCGTCGGCCATCAGCGCGCGGCCCACGAGCGGGTCGAGGTCCTGGCCCGTCATGGCCGCCACCGACTTCACGTGGCCCACGTTCTCCGCGACGAGCACGAGGACGACCGGCAGGAACAGGCCCAGCACCGCGAGGTCCACGGTCGGGGCCACGAACGTGGGCAGGCCCACCAGCGGTGCGTCCGCCACGACGGACAGGTCGACCTCGCCGCGCACCAGCGCGACCGCGTACCCGACGAGCACGCCCACGAGGATCGACAGGCGCCCGAGGATGCCGCGGAACAGGACCGTGACCAGGACGATCGTCAGCACGGTGACGAGGCCGGTCACCGGGGCCGCGCGGAAGCCGGTGCAGCCGTCGTCCGTGCACGACCCCCACGCCGCGGGCGCGAGGTTGAAGCCGATGAGCGCCACGATCGTGCCCGTGACCACCGGCGGCATCAGCGCGTCGATCCACCGGGTGCCCGCGACGTGCGCGACCACGCCGACGGCCACCAGCGCCAGGCCGGTGACGAGGATCCCGCCGACGGCGGCGGACTGCCCGCCGCTGGCCGTCGCGGCACCGATCGGTGCGATGAACGCGAAGCTCGACCCCAGGTAGCTGGGCAGCCGGTTGCGCGTCAGCAGCAGGAACAGCGCCGTGCCGACCGCGCTGAAGAACAGCGTGGTCTGCGGGGAGAACCCCGTGATGAGCGGTACGAGGAACGTCGCGCCGAACATCGCGACGACGTGCTGCATCCCGATCCCGACGGTGCGCCCCCACGCCAGCCGCTCCCCCGGGGCGACGACCGCCCCCGGTGCGACGGTGCGCCCGTCGCCGTGCACGTCCCAGCCCCAGCGGCCCACGTCCGGCTCCTCTCGTCCGCCACCGGTGCGGCACCGGCGCGCGTGGGGAGGCTAGCGCGCGCGGGACCGCGGCGGCCGGGACCCTCCACGGCGGACCGTCCCGGCCCGCGCCCAGGGGCCGGCGCTACCCTGGCCGGGCCGGGCGTCGACGCCTGCACCGACCCCGCACCCCCGGAGGCTCCCCTGCCGCGCCGCGCTCCCGCACCGACGACCGTCGCCGTCTGGGTCGTCGTCGTGGTCGTGCACGCCTGGCTGACGTGGCTGGGTGCGGTGCTGCTCGCCGAGCAGTCGTTCGGCGACGTCGACCTGTACCGCGAGTGGGTGCGCGACGGCCTGCGCCTCGGGTGGTGGCCGGTCGTCGACGAGGCGTGGGTGTACCCGGCGGCGGCGCTGCTGCCGATGCTGGTGCCCGCGGTGGTCGGCACGGCCACCTACCTGCCGTACGCGCTGGCGTGGTGCGCCCTGGTCGCCGCGCTGAACGCGGTGGCCGTCGCGGGGCTGCTGCGGCGCCGGCACGGCGAGACGGCCGTGCTGTGGTGGATGACCTTCCTGCTGCTGCTCGGCCCCGCGGCCATCGGCCGGCTCGACGCGGTCGTGGCACCGCTGAGCGTGCTCGCGCTGCTCGGCGCCCTGCGCCGCCCCCGCGTCGCCGCCGCCCTCGTCACGCTCGGGGCGTGGGTCAAGGTCTCCCCCGGGGCCGCGATCGTGCCGCTGGCGCTGGCGGCCCGGCGGCCGTGGCGCGACGTGGTGGCGCCCGCCGCCGCGGTGTGCGTGGTCGTCGTCGGGACCGTCGCCGCGCTCGGCGGGCTGCCGCGGGTCACGTCGTTCGTCGCGGAGCAGGGTGAGCGGGGCCTGCAGATCGAGTCCGTGGCGGCGACCCCGTGGCTCGTCGTGGGGCTGTGGTCCGACGCGGTGCGCCGCTACCTCAACAGGCCGCTGGTGACGTTCGAGATCTCCGGCCCCGGCACGCAGGCCACGGCCGACGCGCTGGGCGCGCTGCTCGTCGTCGGCTTCGCGGCCGCCGCGGTGCTGCTGTGGTGGTGCCGGCGCCGCGACGGCGAGCGCTTCTGGTCCGACGACGCGCTGCGCCTCGACCTGGTGCTGCGCGGCGCGCTGCTCATGGCCCTGGTGCTGATCGTGCTCAACAAGGTCGGCAGCCCGCAGTTCATGACGTGGCTCGCGCCGCCCGTCGCCGTCGCGCTCGCCCACGGGCTGCCCCGGTGGGGTCGGGTGGCCGCCGTCGTGGCCGCCGCCGCGTTCGTCACGCAGGTCGCCTACCCGTGGTTCTACGCCGACGTGGTGCGCGGCGGCACCGTGGTCACGCTGCTGCTCGCGGCACGCAACGTCGCGCTCGTGGCGCTGCTGGTCGCGACCGTCGTCCGGCTGCTGCGGCCGGCCGCCGGCGAGGAGCTCTCCCCCGCCGACGGCCGGACCGCACGCCTCCCCTGGCCGCCGCGCCGGAGCGCCGGACCAGGGACCCCGTCAGGCGCCGTGGGCGGCGAGCCACCCGAGCAGGTACGCACGTGAGCTGCCGTCGTCGACGGACGTGTCGGGCAGCGTGAGGGCGTCGTCCCACGCCGCCGCGGCCTCCTCCGGCCCGGCGAGCGCCCGGTACATCAGCACGTAGTCGCCGAACATCACGTCGGGCCCGTCCGGCGCGGCCTCGTCGGCCGCCGCCGTGATGACCGCGGGGTCGACGTCCACGGCCAGGTAGTCCGCGACCGGCGCCATGGGGATCAGCAGGATCCCGAGCATCGCCGACGGCTCCGGGCTGAACCACGTGGCCCAGTCCCGCTTGCCGCCCCAGTTGAGCGAGAGCACCTGGTGCCCGAACCCGTCGTACACGGGGTCGCTCAGGTCGGGCGCCGTCCAGTACGCGCGCGAGGACGCGGCCTCGGTCGACGCGAGCCACGTCGCCTGCACGAGCAGGTCGTCCTGCCCGGACGCCGCCGCCCACAGGCCCACGCCGTTCCACGCGGTCACGGCCTCCGACGACGACTCCTGGTTGTTGCCGTCCGCGAACGGCGACGTGCCCGACGCCCACGCGTGGCCCGCGTACGGGTCGAACGTGCGCAGCTGCGGCAGCTCGTCGGTGGCCACGGCCGCCGCGACGTCCTGCACGAGCAGGTCCATCACCGGGCGGACGTCCTCGACGAGGTCGGGGTCGTCGGCGCCGATCAGCCCGGCGGCGGACAGCAGGTAGCCGTAGTGGAAGTGGTGGTCGTTGAGCTGCTCGGAGCCGAACGCCACGGTCCGCCCGATGACGGACCGGGCCTGCGCGTCGTAGACGAAGCAGCGGGCGTCGCGCTCGTCGCAGCCGTCCGGCTGGGCCCACTCGCGCAGCGCGTCCGCGACCCGTGCGCGCAGGTCGGCGACCACGTCGTCGGCCCCGAGCTCCTCGCCGAGGACCACGAGGGTCGCCGCCCGGTACAGGTGCTTGGCGCCGAAGTACGTGTCGGACGCGAACGCCTCGGTGCCCGCGACGTCGGCCTCGAGCTGCTCCAGGACGGCGTCCCGCCGCGCGTCGTCGGTCCCGGCCAGGTCGAGCGTGCCGGTGGGTGTCAGCGTCGGCGCGTAGGCGTCGAGGGTGGTGCCGGCGCACAGCTCGAGCGTGCCGTAGACGCTCCG is a genomic window containing:
- a CDS encoding cold-shock protein translates to MPNGIVKWFNAEKGFGFIAPEDGGPDVFVHYSAIQSSGYRSLEEDQRVSFDVQQGPKGPQASNVAPA
- a CDS encoding rhamnogalacturonan lyase, with the protein product MSLRSPARPLVLPAVLCTTALALTGLAAPASAGGGAHGSGRGAGLGAVQLERLDRGLVAVATSDGVFLSWRLLAPEVTGATATTQTGPQFVVRRDGEPIGTVEGATNLLDAEGAADATYTVAAVVDGVEVDVSDPATPWADGHLDLPLNKPADGVTPAGEAYTYAANDMSVGDLDGDGQYEYVVKWDPSNSKDVSQIGYTGNVYLDAYELDGTQLWRMDLGVNIRAGAHYTQFPVADYDGDGTAELMVKTAPGTTITRYRADGSVRSTRPVTLPRDDVRAGVTHADDYRLSREGYYEHVVEMFRGWADRDEVVSGQWPATLEEAFGIEPRYDYPLSDADARAVADYFMDVYAPSRSARNVLRSFEGFIVDGPEYLTVVGGDGRELQTVDYTPGRTDDGLLWGDYAMARIEPGNRVDRFLAGTAYLDGERPSAVFARGYYTRTTLVAYDWDGKRLHERWTVDSGWTPLTNPFNDGPHGRDGTDPEFGTLTTQGFHSFSVADVDADGRQEVVYGSATIDDDGSLLYSSFATMPAGSATPGVQARLGHGDAMHVTDIDPARPGLEVFTVHEGGTYAPYGMAMRDAATGETLFGVYSGRDTGRGMVGDVRPDVPGIEAWASLPGGSDASGLYSADGRVLQPTIPGTNMSIRWAADGTTQIVNGSGTATPTIDDATRGTLLTATGTLTNNGTKGNPSLVADVLGDWREELFVRTADSSAIRVYLSTEVTDRGLATLMHDPQYRAEVARQQTTYNQPSYPGFYLASDTDMTTVPVAQAWLPGSVDALRSTFDGLVRSKDLEGLVVVEGKVALAAAQKAADRGDDRALVRTLDRFADRVSTMRDSRVSKATPQARTTLTTAITRITTPLS
- a CDS encoding type II toxin-antitoxin system VapB family antitoxin, which encodes MIFKAVGDGRPYPDHGLVTPAQWATVPPRQVRLDELVTTKVTLHLDALLAEDSTFYGDLFAHVVEHKGVLYLEDGLHRAVRAALHQRALLHARVLVVP
- a CDS encoding LytR C-terminal domain-containing protein, coding for MSDQDRARQLRRRHMHERQAVIFGVLLAVLAVAGLGAAAVYTDNLALPLLDRGFSTNPTESAAPVNAYCPPEGALPVPNDQITVNVLNGSGQNGLAAATAASLTERSFTVGATDNGAPTAGVARIAHGIEGTAQAYTLLAYVPGAVLFPDARTDATVDLVLGDEYERLAAPEEVALEASTPLEGVTGCRPFAEITATPTAEPTEEPAEG
- a CDS encoding uracil-xanthine permease family protein; translated protein: MGRWGWDVHGDGRTVAPGAVVAPGERLAWGRTVGIGMQHVVAMFGATFLVPLITGFSPQTTLFFSAVGTALFLLLTRNRLPSYLGSSFAFIAPIGAATASGGQSAAVGGILVTGLALVAVGVVAHVAGTRWIDALMPPVVTGTIVALIGFNLAPAAWGSCTDDGCTGFRAAPVTGLVTVLTIVLVTVLFRGILGRLSILVGVLVGYAVALVRGEVDLSVVADAPLVGLPTFVAPTVDLAVLGLFLPVVLVLVAENVGHVKSVAAMTGQDLDPLVGRALMADGLATTLAGVGGGSGTTTYAENIGVMAASRVYSTAAYWVAAATALLLSMSPRFGAVVATVPDGVLGGAATVLYGMIGLLGARIWVQSKVDFSSPTNLVPAAVALIVGIADYAFTAGALEFRGIALGTAAAIGLYHLMRVLGRWRGTTEEPATPASVPGGDELRH
- a CDS encoding glycosyltransferase 87 family protein; amino-acid sequence: MVVHAWLTWLGAVLLAEQSFGDVDLYREWVRDGLRLGWWPVVDEAWVYPAAALLPMLVPAVVGTATYLPYALAWCALVAALNAVAVAGLLRRRHGETAVLWWMTFLLLLGPAAIGRLDAVVAPLSVLALLGALRRPRVAAALVTLGAWVKVSPGAAIVPLALAARRPWRDVVAPAAAVCVVVVGTVAALGGLPRVTSFVAEQGERGLQIESVAATPWLVVGLWSDAVRRYLNRPLVTFEISGPGTQATADALGALLVVGFAAAAVLLWWCRRRDGERFWSDDALRLDLVLRGALLMALVLIVLNKVGSPQFMTWLAPPVAVALAHGLPRWGRVAAVVAAAAFVTQVAYPWFYADVVRGGTVVTLLLAARNVALVALLVATVVRLLRPAAGEELSPADGRTARLPWPPRRSAGPGTPSGAVGGEPPEQVRT
- a CDS encoding glycosyl hydrolase codes for the protein MTAGRRTPVLVAAVLAVVLVVVLVVVRPWDRGGAADGAAGQASRGDVPGPVDATVPQVDTAALTAGVTQADDADVDPVRLADGLVPPSNRWYSGLVFGDEPQPVYPLPLSFGLTASGFTVGLPDPVTNDAVIAGPHVPALTVDAGASAAQVVSADPVAVGVGLLDAAGAALGTVHLAGGSPFVSFTADADVELAAGAAFTGDGPAPTAEVAGTTWALVAPDGALDGDRLTLAAGQTAAWYALPDDASADAAQALADAAGDPVVAVDVVYGVDDDVARTSLTYRTAGDGPGAHVLMPHHTAGTQPERDGCGLGTYRSVYGTLELCAGTTLDAYAPTLTPTGTLDLAGTDDARRDAVLEQLEADVAGTEAFASDTYFGAKHLYRAATLVVLGEELGADDVVADLRARVADALREWAQPDGCDERDARCFVYDAQARSVIGRTVAFGSEQLNDHHFHYGYLLSAAGLIGADDPDLVEDVRPVMDLLVQDVAAAVATDELPQLRTFDPYAGHAWASGTSPFADGNNQESSSEAVTAWNGVGLWAAASGQDDLLVQATWLASTEAASSRAYWTAPDLSDPVYDGFGHQVLSLNWGGKRDWATWFSPEPSAMLGILLIPMAPVADYLAVDVDPAVITAAADEAAPDGPDVMFGDYVLMYRALAGPEEAAAAWDDALTLPDTSVDDGSSRAYLLGWLAAHGA